A portion of the Corynebacterium heidelbergense genome contains these proteins:
- the asnB gene encoding asparagine synthase (glutamine-hydrolyzing), with protein sequence MCGLLGFIAAHGSAEKYADAISAALPCMHHRGPDESGTWHDDAVCFGFNRLSIIDIAHSHQPLQWGPAGEPDRYALTFNGEIYNYVELREELQGLGYHFATEGDGETIVAGFHHWGADVVHHLRGMFGFAVWDKVKQSLFVARDQFGIKPMYYATTAQGTVFASEKKCILAMAENIGLGLDVDLRALEHYTDLQYVPEPESLHAGIRRLESGSYATIQPGQQPQLHRWFDPKFPVRQVAPHDREAVFAKIAEALEDSVAKHMRADVTVGSFLSGGIDSTAIATLAKRHNPNLLTFTTGFERQGYSEVDVAAESAAAIGAEHIVKVVSPEEFAAAVPKIMWYLDDPVADPALVPLYFVAAEARKHVKVVLSGEGADELFGGYTIYKEPLSLAAFEKVPSPLKKILARVGSALPDGVRGKSLLERGTTPIEARYYGNARSFNYAQLERVLRLARPEWDHREVTAPIYARSAQMDPVARMQHLDLFTWLRGDILVKADKITMANSLELRVPFLDKVVFDVAETLPVDLKVSNGTTKYALRQAMERIVPSHVLHRKKLGFPVPIRHWLAGPELYDWAQQIIRDSQTDDLLNKAEILHMLEEHRAAMTTGSGPDHSRRLWTILAFMVWYGIFVEKRITPEIDQKEYPVQL encoded by the coding sequence ATGTGCGGCTTGCTTGGATTTATCGCGGCTCATGGCTCCGCCGAGAAATACGCAGATGCGATCAGTGCTGCCCTACCCTGCATGCACCATCGCGGACCGGATGAAAGCGGGACCTGGCACGACGATGCCGTCTGCTTCGGCTTCAACCGCTTGAGCATCATCGACATTGCCCACTCCCACCAGCCGCTGCAGTGGGGCCCGGCGGGCGAGCCGGATCGCTATGCCCTGACGTTCAACGGTGAGATCTACAACTACGTCGAATTGCGCGAGGAGTTGCAGGGCCTCGGTTACCACTTCGCCACCGAGGGCGATGGCGAGACCATCGTGGCCGGCTTTCACCACTGGGGTGCCGATGTGGTGCACCACCTGCGTGGCATGTTCGGCTTCGCCGTCTGGGACAAGGTGAAACAGTCCCTCTTCGTCGCCAGGGACCAATTCGGCATCAAGCCCATGTACTACGCGACAACCGCACAGGGCACCGTTTTTGCCTCGGAGAAGAAGTGCATCCTGGCCATGGCCGAGAACATCGGTCTGGGCCTCGACGTGGACCTCCGCGCCCTCGAGCACTACACGGATCTGCAGTACGTCCCCGAACCGGAGAGTTTGCACGCAGGCATCCGGCGCCTGGAATCCGGGTCCTACGCCACCATCCAGCCGGGTCAGCAACCCCAATTGCACCGTTGGTTTGATCCCAAGTTCCCCGTCCGCCAGGTAGCACCCCACGATCGCGAGGCGGTCTTCGCCAAGATCGCTGAGGCCCTAGAGGATTCCGTTGCGAAGCATATGCGCGCGGACGTGACCGTAGGTTCTTTCCTCTCCGGCGGCATCGATTCGACTGCCATTGCTACCCTCGCCAAGCGCCACAACCCCAATCTGCTGACCTTCACAACTGGTTTCGAACGCCAGGGGTACTCCGAGGTAGATGTGGCTGCCGAATCCGCCGCCGCGATTGGCGCCGAGCACATTGTGAAGGTGGTCAGCCCGGAGGAATTCGCAGCCGCCGTACCCAAGATCATGTGGTACCTCGACGATCCGGTGGCGGATCCGGCTCTCGTGCCCCTGTACTTCGTGGCTGCGGAAGCCCGTAAGCACGTCAAGGTCGTTCTCTCCGGGGAGGGCGCCGATGAGCTTTTCGGCGGCTACACCATATATAAGGAGCCGCTCAGCCTCGCGGCGTTCGAAAAAGTGCCCTCTCCGCTCAAGAAGATTCTGGCCCGGGTCGGCTCAGCGCTACCCGACGGGGTTCGCGGCAAGTCCCTGTTGGAACGGGGAACTACCCCCATTGAGGCCCGCTACTACGGCAACGCCCGCTCCTTCAACTACGCCCAGCTAGAACGCGTGCTCCGCCTCGCCCGCCCCGAGTGGGATCACCGGGAGGTCACGGCCCCCATCTACGCCCGTAGCGCACAGATGGATCCGGTAGCCCGGATGCAGCACTTGGACCTGTTCACCTGGCTGCGCGGGGACATCCTGGTCAAGGCCGACAAGATCACCATGGCCAACTCCCTGGAGCTGCGTGTGCCCTTCTTGGACAAGGTCGTCTTCGACGTGGCCGAGACCCTGCCCGTGGACCTTAAAGTCTCCAACGGGACAACGAAGTATGCGCTCCGCCAGGCCATGGAGCGGATCGTGCCATCCCACGTACTCCACCGCAAGAAGCTCGGATTCCCGGTCCCGATCCGCCATTGGCTTGCAGGGCCGGAGCTCTATGACTGGGCCCAGCAGATCATTCGTGATTCCCAGACCGACGATCTGCTCAACAAGGCGGAGATTCTCCACATGCTCGAAGAGCACCGCGCGGCCATGACGACCGGCTCCGGGCCCGATCATTCCCGGCGCCTATGGACGATTCTGGCGTTCATGGTGTGGTACGGGATCTTCGTGGAGAAGCGCATCACGCCGGAGATCGACCAAAAGGAATACCCGGTCCAGCTCTAG
- a CDS encoding branched-chain amino acid aminotransferase produces MTTMSVQLNSVAGPFEIHRNPSPVSEDRLQEILRNPGFGSYFTDHMVLINWDREAGWHSPRVQPYGPITLDPAASVLHYGQAIFEGIKAYRQPDGSIATFRPDQNAQRMRNSAHRLAMPEMPEELFLASIEQLVAIDQRWVPAAGGEEALYIRPYMVATEPGMGVEPAGSYTYAVIACPAGAYFKGGVSPVSVWLTKDYVRAVPGGTGAAKCAGNYAASLLAQTQAKKKGCDQVVWLDGNEHRWVEEMGGMNLMFVYGEGQQATVVTPELSGSLLPGVTRASLLQVARDLGYGVQERRISVEEWEEDAASGALSEVFACGTAAVVTPVGTVKSDSGEYLINGGATGPITMQLRNHLTGIQRGTVPDPHGWMHTLVAAE; encoded by the coding sequence ATGACCACCATGTCTGTGCAGCTAAATTCCGTCGCCGGTCCCTTTGAGATCCACCGCAATCCCTCCCCGGTATCTGAGGACCGGTTGCAGGAAATCCTGCGCAACCCCGGTTTCGGCTCCTACTTCACGGACCACATGGTCCTTATCAACTGGGATCGCGAGGCCGGGTGGCATTCCCCCCGCGTGCAACCCTACGGCCCGATCACCCTGGACCCGGCGGCGAGCGTGCTGCACTACGGGCAGGCAATTTTCGAGGGGATCAAGGCCTACCGCCAACCGGATGGCTCGATTGCCACCTTCCGCCCCGACCAGAATGCCCAGCGCATGCGCAACTCCGCTCACCGGCTAGCCATGCCCGAAATGCCGGAGGAACTGTTCCTGGCCTCCATCGAGCAGTTGGTCGCGATCGACCAGCGTTGGGTTCCTGCGGCCGGCGGTGAGGAGGCCCTCTACATCCGGCCCTACATGGTGGCGACCGAACCCGGGATGGGGGTAGAGCCAGCCGGTAGTTACACCTACGCGGTGATCGCGTGCCCGGCTGGGGCCTACTTCAAGGGCGGTGTGAGCCCGGTGAGCGTGTGGCTGACGAAGGACTACGTTCGCGCCGTTCCGGGCGGCACGGGTGCGGCCAAGTGTGCCGGCAATTACGCCGCGTCGCTGCTGGCGCAGACCCAGGCCAAGAAAAAGGGCTGCGATCAGGTGGTGTGGCTCGACGGCAACGAGCACCGCTGGGTCGAAGAAATGGGTGGCATGAACCTCATGTTCGTCTACGGGGAGGGCCAGCAGGCCACCGTGGTCACCCCAGAGCTGTCCGGCTCGCTGTTGCCGGGCGTCACCCGCGCCTCTCTGTTGCAGGTGGCCCGCGATCTCGGCTACGGGGTGCAGGAGCGTCGGATCTCCGTGGAGGAGTGGGAGGAGGACGCCGCCAGCGGCGCGCTTTCCGAAGTCTTCGCCTGCGGCACCGCGGCGGTAGTGACCCCGGTGGGAACAGTCAAGAGCGATTCCGGGGAGTACCTCATCAACGGCGGTGCTACCGGCCCCATCACGATGCAACTGCGCAACCACCTGACCGGGATCCAGCGCGGGACGGTGCCGGATCCGCACGGGTGGATGCACACGCTGGTGGCCGCAGAGTAG
- a CDS encoding HesB/IscA family protein, which translates to MTAPGKTTGVELTDAAAEKARALLAQEGRDDMALRIAVQPGGCAGLRYQLFFDDRSLDGDLVDNYDGINLVVDRMSSPYLMGAKIDFADTIEAQGFTIDNPNATGSCACGDSFS; encoded by the coding sequence ATGACCGCTCCGGGGAAGACCACTGGCGTGGAACTGACCGATGCTGCGGCCGAGAAGGCCCGCGCACTGCTGGCCCAGGAGGGCCGGGACGACATGGCGCTGCGTATCGCCGTGCAGCCGGGCGGCTGCGCTGGCCTGCGTTACCAGCTATTTTTCGATGACCGCAGCCTCGACGGGGACCTGGTGGACAACTACGACGGGATCAACCTCGTCGTGGACCGGATGTCCTCCCCCTACCTGATGGGCGCCAAGATCGACTTCGCGGACACCATCGAGGCCCAGGGCTTCACCATTGACAACCCGAACGCCACGGGCTCCTGCGCCTGCGGAGACTCCTTCTCTTAG
- a CDS encoding cytochrome c oxidase subunit II — MEQRKVHSLARRLGLAGSLGLAGLLLTGCDVAPPENGFFHALRMGWPTGVTPEAKQMGNFWVWVWVAAWIIGIIMWVLLFYVVARYSSKARSKRGDNNEFPRQTGYNVPLELVLTTLPVLIVMGLFFFNVQSQEQATALDKDPKVRVDVTAYQWNWKFGYSEVDGSVMGGSKYIGEDKVAQAKADESRDQAKQVNPEGEAIPGPIHGKSKENYSYLRFDQIETLGSTEEVPVLVLPTNTAIQFDLASADVSHAFWVPEFLFKRDVYAHPEANHSERRFQISEINREGAFVGRCAEMCGTYHSMMNFEIRAVSPEKFRDYMKFRIDNPQAKNSEALKSIGEEPYATSTAPFVSDRTGTREADSNAVQRNA; from the coding sequence GTGGAACAGCGAAAAGTGCACAGTTTGGCCCGCCGTTTGGGTTTGGCCGGCTCCCTGGGCCTAGCGGGCCTGTTGCTGACCGGGTGTGACGTAGCTCCGCCAGAGAATGGTTTCTTCCATGCTCTGCGCATGGGCTGGCCCACCGGGGTGACCCCCGAGGCCAAGCAGATGGGCAACTTCTGGGTATGGGTCTGGGTTGCCGCCTGGATCATCGGCATCATCATGTGGGTGCTGCTGTTCTACGTGGTGGCTCGCTACAGCTCGAAGGCGCGTTCCAAGCGCGGGGATAACAATGAGTTCCCCCGCCAGACCGGTTACAACGTTCCGCTGGAACTCGTGCTGACCACCCTCCCCGTGCTGATCGTCATGGGTCTGTTCTTCTTCAACGTCCAGTCCCAGGAGCAGGCAACCGCCCTAGACAAGGATCCGAAGGTTCGGGTGGACGTGACCGCCTACCAGTGGAACTGGAAGTTCGGCTACTCCGAGGTGGACGGTTCCGTCATGGGCGGCAGCAAGTACATTGGCGAGGACAAGGTCGCGCAGGCCAAGGCCGATGAGTCCCGGGATCAGGCCAAGCAGGTCAATCCGGAAGGCGAGGCCATCCCCGGTCCGATTCACGGCAAGTCCAAGGAGAACTACAGCTACCTCCGCTTTGACCAGATCGAGACCCTCGGGTCCACCGAAGAGGTCCCGGTGCTGGTGCTGCCCACGAACACGGCGATCCAGTTCGACCTGGCATCGGCCGACGTCTCCCACGCCTTCTGGGTCCCGGAGTTCCTGTTTAAGCGAGACGTGTACGCGCACCCGGAGGCTAACCACTCCGAGCGGCGGTTCCAGATCAGTGAGATCAACCGTGAAGGTGCCTTCGTTGGGCGTTGCGCTGAGATGTGCGGTACCTACCACTCCATGATGAACTTTGAGATCCGCGCGGTCTCCCCGGAGAAGTTCCGCGACTACATGAAGTTCCGCATCGACAACCCCCAGGCCAAGAACTCTGAGGCCCTGAAGTCCATCGGCGAGGAGCCGTACGCTACCTCCACGGCGCCGTTCGTCTCCGACCGCACTGGGACTCGCGAAGCGGATAGTAACGCAGTCCAGCGCAACGCCTAA
- a CDS encoding leucyl aminopeptidase, with product MTEPTAELPARGTTPTVTLAEDPEAIAAGGEVDTLIVPVFTGETGIELAGSPAGLLSQDQEIALWKWLVSVGAKGEREEITTVPGVFDSASQGGFAARRIIAVGLGDAEDVDEEDVREAAGVVARKVKSDRRVLSTLGMLGAEAAALGHALGGYDYRGQRSPATEGSAETDTAPISTDGADATRTEITVLCPDAPPEAQRHVDAIVRAVCLARDLVNTPANTLYPESYANIARALAERGGLAVEILDETQLAKQGFGGILGVGQGSARPPRLLRLSYTPDSGDDVPHVALVGKGVTFDTGGISIKPAQNMWDMISDMGGSAAVIAATLAIAELGLPLRVTTTVPMAENMPGDNAIRPGDVLRHYGGTTVEVLNTDAEGRLILGDAIARACEDEPDFLIETATLTGAQIVALGNRTPGIMGSIAFRDKVAAISQDIGENGWAMPLPIELGEALKSDVADLQNISKNRWGGMSVAGHYLSHFVADGIQWVHMDVAGPAYNTGAAHGYTPKRATGVPVRTIIATCEALARGE from the coding sequence ATGACAGAACCCACCGCAGAACTCCCCGCTCGTGGCACCACCCCGACCGTCACCCTGGCCGAGGATCCGGAGGCCATCGCGGCTGGCGGCGAGGTGGACACCCTCATTGTCCCCGTGTTCACCGGTGAGACCGGCATCGAGCTCGCGGGGTCCCCAGCGGGGTTGTTGAGCCAGGACCAGGAGATAGCCCTGTGGAAGTGGCTGGTTTCCGTGGGGGCGAAGGGGGAACGGGAGGAGATCACCACGGTGCCCGGAGTGTTCGACTCCGCCTCGCAGGGGGGCTTCGCCGCCCGCCGGATCATCGCGGTGGGGTTGGGCGATGCGGAGGATGTGGACGAGGAGGATGTCCGGGAAGCAGCCGGGGTGGTTGCGCGCAAGGTGAAGTCCGACCGGCGGGTCCTGTCCACCCTGGGCATGCTGGGGGCGGAGGCGGCGGCACTGGGCCACGCCCTGGGCGGCTACGACTACCGGGGGCAGCGCAGCCCCGCCACCGAGGGATCCGCGGAAACGGACACTGCCCCGATTAGCACGGACGGGGCAGATGCGACCCGCACCGAAATCACGGTCCTGTGCCCCGACGCGCCCCCCGAGGCCCAGCGGCACGTGGACGCGATCGTCAGGGCCGTCTGCCTGGCCCGCGATCTGGTGAATACTCCCGCCAACACGCTGTACCCGGAGTCCTATGCCAACATCGCCCGCGCACTCGCCGAGCGCGGCGGCCTGGCAGTCGAGATTCTGGATGAAACGCAGCTCGCAAAGCAGGGCTTCGGCGGCATCCTTGGGGTGGGTCAGGGCTCCGCGCGCCCGCCCCGTCTTCTGCGGCTGAGCTACACCCCGGACAGCGGCGACGACGTGCCGCATGTCGCCCTGGTGGGCAAGGGCGTAACTTTCGATACCGGTGGGATCTCCATCAAGCCGGCCCAAAACATGTGGGACATGATTTCCGACATGGGTGGTTCGGCGGCCGTCATTGCGGCCACGCTGGCCATCGCGGAACTCGGTCTGCCGCTGCGAGTTACCACTACCGTCCCCATGGCAGAGAACATGCCCGGGGACAACGCCATCCGCCCGGGTGACGTGCTGCGGCACTACGGCGGAACCACGGTGGAGGTGCTCAACACGGACGCCGAGGGCCGATTGATTCTGGGGGACGCCATTGCCCGCGCGTGTGAGGATGAACCCGATTTCCTTATTGAGACAGCCACTCTCACCGGCGCGCAGATCGTCGCGCTGGGCAACCGCACGCCCGGAATCATGGGTTCCATCGCCTTCCGGGACAAGGTCGCCGCCATCTCGCAGGATATCGGCGAAAACGGCTGGGCGATGCCGCTACCGATCGAGCTTGGGGAGGCCCTGAAGTCGGACGTGGCGGATCTGCAGAACATTTCGAAGAACCGGTGGGGCGGAATGTCCGTCGCGGGTCATTACCTTTCGCACTTCGTCGCGGACGGCATCCAGTGGGTGCACATGGATGTGGCGGGCCCGGCGTACAACACGGGTGCGGCCCACGGTTACACCCCGAAGCGGGCAACCGGCGTTCCCGTGCGCACCATCATCGCCACCTGCGAGGCCCTGGCCCGCGGCGAATAG
- a CDS encoding nicotinate-nucleotide--dimethylbenzimidazole phosphoribosyltransferase: MDTPHIPELDATARHFPSSLGLLGDLAGWLGACGLGPQSSLSSARLLLLVGDDPRVAASPQISALPEDYAARFTAEVRSGEAMVSALAGAGHLDISLVDATSPSAAPTTPSTGEPMSVEVYEELFSTAQQLVEAQVNDGIELLALGDAGRGITTTASIVIGTMCSVEPVRVIGRGSGISDEGWKAKVAVIRDAMYRVRDDRADPHRILRHAGSPVLVMACGILLHAASRGLPVLFDGVGPTAAALCAHSMDPAAGAWWRAASVGAEPGHRPALKAIAGKTVLGREWGLAGGGLAGAAAVPLLRSAAGLLNTQG, encoded by the coding sequence ATGGACACTCCTCACATTCCCGAGTTAGACGCCACCGCCCGGCACTTCCCATCCTCCCTTGGGCTCCTCGGAGACCTGGCCGGTTGGCTCGGTGCGTGCGGCCTCGGCCCCCAGAGTTCCCTGTCCTCGGCTCGGCTCCTCCTGCTGGTTGGGGATGATCCTCGAGTCGCGGCGAGTCCGCAGATCTCCGCGCTGCCGGAAGATTATGCGGCCCGGTTCACTGCGGAAGTTCGGAGCGGGGAGGCCATGGTGTCCGCCCTTGCTGGGGCAGGTCATCTGGATATTTCTCTTGTGGACGCCACCTCCCCCAGCGCCGCTCCGACTACCCCAAGCACCGGCGAGCCGATGTCGGTCGAAGTGTATGAGGAGCTTTTCTCCACCGCCCAACAACTTGTGGAGGCGCAAGTCAACGATGGCATCGAGCTGCTCGCGCTTGGGGACGCGGGACGGGGCATCACCACCACCGCCTCAATCGTCATCGGCACCATGTGCTCGGTAGAACCCGTGAGAGTCATTGGGCGCGGATCCGGGATCAGCGACGAGGGCTGGAAAGCCAAGGTCGCGGTGATCCGAGATGCGATGTATCGGGTTCGGGACGACCGCGCGGACCCACACCGGATTCTGCGTCATGCGGGTTCCCCGGTGCTCGTTATGGCCTGCGGGATTTTGTTGCACGCGGCGAGTCGCGGCCTGCCCGTGCTCTTCGACGGGGTGGGGCCGACCGCTGCGGCTCTATGCGCGCACTCCATGGATCCCGCGGCCGGGGCCTGGTGGCGGGCGGCGAGCGTTGGTGCGGAACCGGGGCACCGGCCCGCGCTGAAAGCTATCGCGGGCAAGACGGTGCTCGGCCGGGAGTGGGGCCTGGCCGGCGGGGGCCTGGCCGGCGCCGCGGCGGTTCCGCTGCTGCGCAGCGCGGCGGGGTTGCTCAACACCCAGGGATAA
- the sucB gene encoding 2-oxoglutarate dehydrogenase, E2 component, dihydrolipoamide succinyltransferase → MAHSVEMPTLGESVTEGTVTQWLKKVGDTVAVDEPLLEVSTDKVDTEVPSPVAGVLLKILAEEDETVDVGAVIAEIGEEGEQPSEGGDSAEGAGDSQSDATQDSADDASDEAAQAPAGGDSAGSSTGGSASGGSGEAEDVKMPELGESVTEGTITSWLKQVGDTVKVDEPLLEVSTDKVDTEVPSPIEGTLVEILAEEDDTVDVGAVIARIGDPSAATGGSSEGSGSAATTSSPQDEADGAAQRSDAADNPKGDAGVGAQPNSPGAAAADTSAEEDAERHSQSESGSAGSSTGGSASGGSGEAEDVKMPELGESVTEGTITSWLKQVGDTVKVDEPLLEVSTDKVDTEVPSAIEGTLVEILAEEDDTVDVGAVIARIGDPNAAKQEPQADSAADDTSADEADSSPKSTQGSADEQSGGEVEDSGKAASGAADSSAAQPAETSDDEAVASETPSGDKGDSQGEAPQDHHNLPYVTPLVRKLADKHGVDLSTVTGTGVGGRIRKQDVLAAAGDTPDGATSIDGQVEESAPQSTSAAGPRASTKKVDPAKQELRGKTIKVNRIRQITAKTTLDSLRATAQLTQVHEVDMTRVAELRSRSKKAFADKHGVHLTYLPFFAKAIVEALVSHPNVNASYNAETKEMTYHGEVHLGIAVDTEQGLLSPVIHNADKMTLPELAKAIVDIADRARSKKLRPDDLRGGTFTITNIGSEGALTDTPILVPPQAGMVGTGAIVKRPVVLNEDGADAIAIRQIVQLPLTYDHQVFDGADAGRFMTTVRDRLETADFEADLEL, encoded by the coding sequence ATGGCGCACTCCGTCGAGATGCCCACGCTGGGCGAGTCCGTAACCGAGGGAACCGTAACCCAATGGCTGAAGAAGGTCGGTGACACGGTCGCGGTGGACGAGCCGCTGCTGGAGGTGTCCACGGATAAGGTAGATACCGAGGTTCCCTCCCCCGTCGCCGGGGTTTTGCTGAAGATCTTGGCTGAGGAGGACGAAACCGTGGATGTTGGAGCGGTCATTGCCGAAATCGGCGAGGAGGGTGAGCAGCCCAGTGAGGGCGGCGACTCTGCCGAGGGGGCCGGTGATTCTCAGTCGGACGCCACCCAAGACAGCGCCGATGATGCATCCGACGAGGCTGCCCAAGCTCCCGCCGGCGGGGACTCCGCGGGTAGCAGCACGGGTGGGAGCGCCTCTGGTGGGTCCGGTGAGGCGGAGGACGTAAAGATGCCGGAGCTCGGCGAATCCGTCACCGAAGGCACCATCACCTCCTGGCTCAAGCAGGTCGGAGACACCGTCAAGGTCGACGAACCCCTCCTAGAAGTCTCCACGGACAAGGTCGACACCGAAGTCCCCTCGCCCATCGAAGGCACCCTCGTCGAGATCCTCGCCGAGGAGGACGACACCGTCGACGTCGGAGCTGTCATCGCCCGCATCGGCGACCCCAGCGCCGCCACGGGCGGATCCTCGGAGGGCTCCGGCTCCGCAGCGACGACGAGCTCCCCGCAAGATGAGGCTGACGGTGCTGCACAGCGCAGTGATGCCGCCGATAACCCCAAGGGGGACGCTGGCGTCGGCGCTCAGCCTAATTCCCCCGGTGCCGCTGCGGCTGATACCTCTGCGGAGGAGGACGCCGAGCGCCACAGCCAGTCCGAGTCCGGCTCTGCTGGTAGCAGCACGGGTGGGAGCGCCTCCGGTGGGTCCGGTGAGGCGGAGGACGTAAAGATGCCGGAGCTCGGCGAATCCGTCACCGAAGGCACCATCACCTCCTGGCTCAAGCAGGTCGGAGACACCGTCAAGGTCGACGAACCCCTCCTAGAAGTCTCCACGGACAAGGTCGACACCGAAGTCCCCTCGGCCATCGAAGGCACCCTCGTCGAGATCCTCGCCGAAGAGGACGACACCGTCGACGTCGGAGCCGTCATCGCCCGCATCGGCGACCCCAACGCCGCCAAGCAGGAACCCCAGGCAGATTCTGCGGCCGACGATACCTCTGCAGACGAGGCCGACAGCTCCCCGAAGAGCACCCAGGGCAGTGCCGACGAACAGTCCGGTGGGGAAGTCGAGGATTCCGGTAAGGCTGCTAGCGGAGCGGCCGATTCCTCCGCCGCGCAACCGGCCGAGACTTCGGACGACGAGGCCGTGGCCAGCGAGACTCCATCCGGCGACAAGGGCGACAGCCAGGGCGAGGCCCCGCAGGACCACCACAACCTGCCGTACGTCACGCCGCTCGTGCGCAAGCTCGCCGACAAGCACGGCGTGGACCTCTCCACAGTGACCGGCACGGGCGTGGGCGGACGCATCCGCAAGCAGGATGTGCTCGCCGCCGCCGGGGACACCCCGGATGGGGCCACCTCGATCGACGGCCAGGTGGAGGAGTCCGCTCCCCAGTCCACCTCCGCGGCGGGACCCCGTGCCTCCACGAAGAAGGTGGATCCAGCCAAGCAGGAACTGCGCGGCAAGACCATCAAGGTCAACCGGATCCGGCAGATCACCGCCAAGACCACCTTGGATTCGCTGCGGGCGACTGCCCAGCTCACCCAGGTCCACGAGGTGGACATGACCCGTGTCGCGGAGCTGCGTTCGCGCTCGAAGAAGGCCTTCGCCGACAAGCACGGTGTGCACCTGACCTACCTGCCCTTCTTCGCCAAGGCCATCGTGGAGGCCCTGGTCTCCCACCCCAACGTCAACGCGTCCTACAACGCGGAGACAAAGGAGATGACCTACCACGGCGAAGTTCACCTGGGCATCGCCGTGGACACCGAGCAGGGCCTTCTCTCCCCCGTGATCCACAATGCGGACAAGATGACCCTGCCGGAGCTGGCGAAGGCCATCGTGGACATTGCGGACCGCGCACGCAGCAAGAAGCTGCGCCCGGATGATCTGCGCGGCGGCACCTTCACCATCACCAACATCGGATCCGAAGGCGCCCTGACCGATACCCCCATCCTGGTCCCGCCGCAGGCGGGCATGGTGGGCACCGGGGCCATCGTCAAGCGTCCCGTGGTGCTCAACGAGGACGGCGCGGACGCCATCGCCATTCGCCAGATCGTGCAACTGCCCCTGACCTACGATCACCAGGTCTTCGACGGTGCCGACGCCGGGCGGTTTATGACCACCGTGCGGGATCGCCTGGAAACCGCCGATTTCGAAGCGGATCTGGAGCTCTAA
- a CDS encoding DUF3043 domain-containing protein, translating to MKLPRNVKPNKPASEHPESSPASAKSATGQSRPAAGRAVKVKRPDRTESGSASHTESGHSRSTATSGSADHPKQTPQKQAPQKQSKAFTPKKGRPTPKRDEQERRAGVRRSGNNAPPETPAEARKRRKELKRSMSKEDYKALQRREREERTRERRKANERMMAGDEQYLMDRDKGPERRFVRDWVDSHRYVMNLFLPLTLVVIIIMVVGLRNPFFANLSSLVMMAIFIIMVVEGIFLGRKVNRMVREKFPHSQQGGFSLGMYAFTRATMLRRFRTPAAKVNVGDSVR from the coding sequence GTGAAACTGCCCAGGAACGTCAAGCCCAACAAGCCCGCATCGGAGCACCCCGAATCCTCCCCGGCCTCCGCGAAATCCGCCACCGGCCAGTCCCGCCCTGCCGCCGGGCGGGCGGTGAAGGTGAAGCGCCCGGATCGCACAGAGTCAGGGTCGGCGTCGCACACCGAATCGGGGCATTCGAGGAGCACCGCTACATCGGGCAGCGCGGATCACCCGAAGCAGACCCCACAAAAGCAGGCCCCGCAGAAACAGTCGAAGGCTTTCACCCCCAAGAAGGGCCGCCCCACGCCGAAGCGCGACGAACAGGAGCGCCGAGCCGGAGTGCGCCGCAGCGGAAACAACGCGCCCCCGGAAACCCCCGCCGAAGCCCGGAAGCGCAGGAAGGAACTCAAGCGCTCGATGTCCAAGGAGGACTACAAAGCCCTCCAGCGCCGGGAGCGGGAGGAGCGCACGCGCGAGCGACGGAAGGCCAACGAGCGGATGATGGCTGGCGACGAGCAATACCTAATGGACCGGGATAAGGGCCCGGAGCGCCGCTTTGTGCGGGACTGGGTGGATAGCCACCGGTATGTGATGAACCTTTTCCTACCGCTGACGCTCGTGGTGATCATCATCATGGTGGTTGGCCTGCGTAATCCCTTCTTCGCCAACCTGTCCTCGCTGGTGATGATGGCGATCTTCATCATCATGGTGGTGGAGGGGATTTTCCTGGGGCGGAAGGTCAATCGCATGGTGCGGGAGAAGTTTCCGCATTCCCAGCAGGGCGGTTTCTCGCTGGGGATGTACGCCTTCACCCGGGCGACGATGCTGCGCCGCTTCCGCACGCCAGCCGCGAAGGTGAATGTGGGAGACTCGGTGCGGTAG